From a single Shewanella donghaensis genomic region:
- the tusC gene encoding sulfurtransferase complex subunit TusC, protein MKQICVIFRHSPIGNSASREGLDFALLSASFEQQVSVVFTDEAVLHLVKNQQPELVGSKDYLSTFKALNLYDIETVLVCQESAKQFGLKQDDFNFEAELASTTDIQQVLAQSDEVVVY, encoded by the coding sequence ATGAAACAAATTTGCGTCATTTTTAGGCACAGCCCAATCGGTAATAGTGCCAGCCGTGAAGGGTTAGATTTTGCCTTACTCAGTGCCAGTTTCGAGCAACAAGTTAGTGTGGTGTTTACAGATGAAGCGGTGTTACATCTTGTTAAAAACCAACAACCTGAATTAGTTGGTAGTAAAGATTACCTTTCAACCTTTAAAGCACTAAATTTATACGACATTGAAACGGTATTGGTTTGCCAAGAGTCAGCAAAACAATTTGGCCTTAAACAAGATGACTTTAATTTTGAAGCCGAGTTAGCGTCAACAACAGATATACAGCAAGTATTAGCACAAAGTGATGAAGTGGTGGTTTACTAA
- the tusD gene encoding sulfurtransferase complex subunit TusD yields MNKFIIQVNGTVYGSTASFRALRFTESVLSLGHEVTRIFFYQDGVSNSSHLICPASDEHDLHQAWKNLASEFDIQLINCVSAALRRGVISEQEATENAKSQFNSSDPFEMGGLGELVTGIETSDRLVCF; encoded by the coding sequence ATGAATAAATTTATTATCCAAGTTAATGGTACGGTTTACGGCTCAACGGCGAGCTTTAGAGCCCTGCGCTTTACAGAGAGTGTATTGTCATTAGGCCACGAAGTGACCCGTATTTTCTTTTATCAAGACGGGGTGTCTAATAGTAGCCATTTAATATGCCCTGCTTCTGACGAGCATGATTTGCATCAAGCATGGAAAAACCTTGCCTCTGAGTTTGATATTCAATTAATTAATTGCGTCTCTGCAGCACTGCGCCGAGGGGTTATCTCTGAGCAAGAAGCCACTGAAAATGCTAAATCACAGTTTAACTCAAGTGATCCATTTGAAATGGGCGGCTTGGGCGAACTCGTCACTGGCATTGAAACTTCTGACAGATTAGTCTGCTTTTAA
- the punR gene encoding DNA-binding transcriptional activator PunR, with product MLSEQALEMIDIVARVGSFTAAANQLHKVPSAVSYAVKQIEDELGVILFERHHRSVSLTEPGKHFVAHARELLSDMNDLKRSTQRVANGWQPTLSIALDNIVRADRISVLIADFYRHFDDVELIIRIEVFNGVWEALATGRSDIAIGATTAIPVGGVFNYKDMRDIEWSFLVSKNHPLADIDRPLTDNELRIYPSICLEDTSREIPKRTTWLLANQRRLVVPDWIRAFNCFRDGSGIGYMPRNLAKPFIDSGILIEKTLEHPKNTSPCCLAWNQEKMSPALEWVLEYLGDTDKLHAEWLA from the coding sequence ATGCTTTCAGAGCAAGCATTGGAAATGATTGATATTGTCGCACGTGTCGGAAGTTTCACGGCTGCTGCTAATCAATTGCATAAAGTTCCATCAGCCGTAAGTTATGCCGTAAAACAAATCGAAGACGAGCTTGGTGTCATTTTGTTTGAAAGGCATCATCGTAGCGTCAGTTTAACTGAGCCGGGCAAACATTTTGTTGCTCATGCCAGAGAGCTTCTGTCTGACATGAACGACTTAAAACGCAGCACTCAACGAGTGGCAAATGGTTGGCAACCAACGTTATCTATAGCATTAGATAATATTGTTCGTGCTGATCGTATCAGTGTGCTTATTGCTGATTTTTATCGCCATTTTGATGATGTTGAACTTATTATCCGCATTGAAGTATTCAACGGTGTTTGGGAAGCATTAGCCACTGGACGCAGTGATATCGCCATCGGTGCAACTACGGCTATACCTGTCGGTGGTGTGTTTAACTATAAAGATATGCGTGATATTGAGTGGTCATTTCTAGTCAGCAAAAATCACCCTCTTGCTGATATTGATCGTCCACTAACGGATAATGAATTACGTATCTATCCTTCAATTTGCTTAGAAGATACTTCAAGAGAAATACCTAAACGAACAACCTGGCTATTAGCTAATCAACGCCGCTTAGTTGTCCCTGATTGGATTAGAGCATTTAACTGTTTTAGAGATGGTTCTGGCATTGGTTATATGCCACGCAATCTCGCTAAACCGTTTATTGATTCAGGTATTTTGATTGAAAAGACATTAGAACACCCTAAAAATACCAGTCCATGTTGCTTAGCTTGGAACCAAGAGAAAATGTCTCCTGCTTTAGAGTGGGTGCTAGAATATCTAGGCGATACAGATAAACTGCATGCTGAATGGCTAGCGTAA
- the tusB gene encoding sulfurtransferase complex subunit TusB produces MILHQIQTSTTTDNALNCCLRYIGLEDSIILADDAINCLLQLEWHQRLQDIKIYILIEDIEARGLSQRLPKSANISIIDYDQFVLATLQHTKVITW; encoded by the coding sequence ATGATATTACATCAAATACAGACCTCTACGACCACGGATAACGCGCTTAATTGTTGTTTACGATACATTGGCCTAGAAGACTCGATTATCCTTGCTGACGATGCCATTAATTGTCTATTGCAGCTTGAATGGCATCAAAGGCTGCAAGATATTAAAATTTACATCTTAATTGAAGATATAGAGGCGCGTGGATTAAGTCAGCGTTTACCTAAATCCGCTAATATTTCAATTATTGACTATGACCAGTTTGTACTGGCAACACTGCAACACACGAA
- a CDS encoding Bax inhibitor-1/YccA family protein, which translates to MNQQTLSGHQATTMETNKLIKNTYMLLSMTLAFAAVMAGVAMMMNIGPFMSIGLSLGSIVVMMVTLKKADNASGLAWVFAFTGMQGASLGYILNHYAGLANGPELIMQAFGLTSVIFISLSAYAISTKKDFNFMGGFLFAGLIVVIGASLINMFVGNSVAFMAIQAAVAMLMVGLILYDTSRIVNGGETNYIRATISLFLNFINLFMALLHLMGMGNDD; encoded by the coding sequence ATGAATCAACAAACTTTGTCGGGCCATCAAGCTACGACGATGGAAACCAACAAACTTATCAAAAATACCTACATGCTTTTGTCTATGACATTAGCCTTTGCTGCTGTAATGGCAGGTGTGGCTATGATGATGAACATTGGTCCTTTTATGTCAATCGGTCTATCACTAGGTAGTATCGTTGTTATGATGGTTACCTTAAAGAAAGCAGATAATGCATCGGGTTTAGCATGGGTTTTTGCCTTTACTGGTATGCAAGGCGCGTCTCTTGGTTACATTCTAAACCACTATGCTGGTTTAGCTAATGGCCCAGAGCTTATTATGCAAGCTTTTGGTTTAACATCAGTTATCTTCATTTCTTTATCAGCTTATGCAATTAGCACTAAGAAAGATTTCAACTTTATGGGCGGCTTCCTTTTTGCTGGTCTGATTGTTGTTATCGGCGCTTCACTTATCAACATGTTTGTTGGTAACAGTGTTGCATTTATGGCTATTCAAGCTGCTGTAGCAATGCTAATGGTTGGTTTAATTCTTTATGATACAAGCCGTATCGTAAATGGTGGCGAAACGAACTATATTCGTGCAACTATTTCATTATTCTTAAACTTCATTAACTTATTCATGGCCCTACTACACTTAATGGGTATGGGTAATGATGACTAG
- the punC gene encoding purine nucleoside transporter PunC, producing the protein MNKASSNTANLQYFILLGYLALLSMLGFIATDMYLPAFQNIADSFDTSLNNVAFSLTTFLAGLAIGQLLYGPIVEKIGKQKALILGLVIFAAASGLIVASDSIVMLNIARFFQALGACSAGVIWQAIVVEKYDAEKAQKVFSNIMPLVALSPAVAPLIGASIVNAFGWRAVFITLVILAAILIVMTKWLVAPENNKAEPQESISYKSILKNTRFLGNVVIFGACSAAFFSYLTVWPSVMIKYGYEAQAIGLSFIPQTIMFIVGGYMSKLLVKKFGTTLALKYLLVLFFLCVATIALVTLVIPVDSIYPLLITFSFLAAGNGAIYPLVVNNALQQFSKNATKAAGLQNFIQIGMAFGASSIVAIYVQYAEMTIGLGIVLSAVVVYLGYLLSKHDSWDSVKGNFVEPDPARIALHADKNSVD; encoded by the coding sequence ATGAACAAAGCATCATCAAACACTGCTAACTTGCAGTACTTTATTTTACTCGGTTACTTAGCGTTGCTAAGTATGTTGGGCTTTATTGCCACAGATATGTACCTACCAGCATTTCAAAATATTGCAGACTCTTTTGATACGAGTCTGAATAATGTCGCATTTTCGTTGACGACATTTTTAGCGGGTTTAGCTATTGGTCAACTATTATACGGCCCTATTGTTGAAAAAATAGGTAAACAAAAAGCACTAATTTTAGGTTTAGTTATTTTTGCCGCTGCAAGTGGACTCATTGTTGCTAGTGATTCAATTGTTATGCTCAATATTGCCCGTTTCTTCCAAGCATTAGGTGCATGTAGTGCTGGCGTAATTTGGCAAGCCATTGTGGTCGAAAAATATGATGCTGAGAAAGCACAAAAGGTGTTTTCAAACATTATGCCTTTAGTGGCCTTGTCACCAGCGGTTGCTCCGCTAATAGGTGCATCAATCGTCAATGCCTTTGGCTGGCGCGCAGTGTTTATAACATTAGTTATTTTAGCTGCAATTCTTATTGTGATGACCAAATGGTTAGTAGCGCCTGAGAATAACAAAGCAGAACCACAGGAAAGCATCAGCTATAAATCAATTCTCAAAAATACGCGTTTCTTAGGCAACGTAGTCATTTTTGGTGCTTGTTCTGCCGCATTCTTTAGCTACTTGACAGTATGGCCAAGTGTGATGATTAAATACGGCTATGAAGCACAAGCGATTGGCTTAAGCTTTATTCCACAAACCATCATGTTTATTGTTGGTGGCTATATGAGTAAGTTGCTAGTGAAAAAGTTTGGAACCACACTGGCGCTTAAATATTTACTTGTGTTGTTCTTCTTGTGTGTCGCAACAATTGCCTTGGTAACCTTAGTCATTCCTGTGGATTCGATTTACCCACTATTAATTACTTTCTCATTTTTAGCTGCGGGTAACGGCGCTATTTATCCACTTGTAGTGAACAACGCTTTGCAGCAGTTCAGTAAAAACGCGACTAAGGCTGCAGGGTTACAGAACTTCATTCAAATTGGGATGGCGTTTGGTGCATCAAGTATCGTTGCTATTTATGTGCAATATGCTGAAATGACCATTGGTTTAGGTATCGTATTGAGCGCAGTTGTTGTGTACCTAGGCTACTTATTATCAAAGCATGATAGTTGGGATTCCGTTAAAGGCAACTTTGTAGAGCCAGATCCTGCCCGCATCGCCTTACATGCCGATAAAAACAGCGTAGATTAA